In one Candidatus Planktophila vernalis genomic region, the following are encoded:
- a CDS encoding CoA-binding protein — protein MKTWAVVGLGNTPERAAFGVAKLLQDKGHRIIPVYPRAETVHGEVGYKTLSEIPGSVDVVDCFVNSTLVGKVVDEAIAIGAKAVWLQLDVIDNDAIARAQAAGLVTVMDRCPAIEYRKKS, from the coding sequence ATGAAAACCTGGGCTGTTGTTGGGCTTGGAAATACCCCAGAGCGCGCAGCGTTCGGCGTGGCAAAGCTTTTACAAGATAAAGGTCACCGCATCATTCCTGTTTATCCTCGTGCAGAAACTGTGCATGGTGAGGTTGGCTATAAAACTCTTTCAGAGATTCCAGGTTCCGTAGATGTTGTTGATTGTTTTGTTAATTCCACTCTTGTTGGCAAAGTTGTGGATGAAGCAATCGCTATTGGTGCCAAAGCAGTATGGCTGCAATTAGATGTTATTGATAACGATGCAATTGCTCGTGCACAAGCTGCGGGGTTAGTAACAGTGATGGATCGTTGCCCAGCTATTGAATATAGAAAGAAAAGCTAA
- the purE gene encoding 5-(carboxyamino)imidazole ribonucleotide mutase, whose amino-acid sequence MSDVAIIMGSDSDWPVMEEAAKVLDQLGISYEADVVSAHRMPLEMVEFAQSAAGKGFKVIIAGAGGAAHLPGMVASLTTLPVIGVPVALKNLDGMDSLLSIVQMPAGVPVATVGVGNAKNAALLAARILGISDSAISAKVADALKEINTEAKAKGANLNSRRGQKTGF is encoded by the coding sequence ATGAGTGATGTAGCAATCATCATGGGATCAGATTCTGATTGGCCGGTAATGGAAGAGGCTGCGAAAGTTCTAGATCAATTGGGAATTTCTTATGAGGCAGATGTTGTTTCAGCTCATCGCATGCCACTTGAAATGGTTGAGTTTGCACAAAGCGCCGCAGGCAAAGGATTTAAAGTAATCATTGCTGGCGCTGGTGGAGCTGCGCATTTACCTGGGATGGTTGCTTCCTTAACCACACTTCCAGTAATTGGTGTTCCTGTTGCACTAAAAAACCTTGATGGAATGGATTCACTTCTCTCTATTGTGCAGATGCCTGCAGGTGTTCCCGTGGCAACTGTTGGAGTGGGTAATGCCAAGAACGCAGCCTTACTGGCGGCCAGAATTCTAGGAATCTCTGATTCAGCAATTAGCGCCAAAGTTGCAGATGCATTAAAGGAGATTAATACTGAAGCTAAAGCTAAAGGCGCGAACTTAAATTCACGTCGTGGGCAAAAAACTGGTTTTTAG
- a CDS encoding 5-(carboxyamino)imidazole ribonucleotide synthase → MSNHFPTVGVIGAGQLARMSVAPAAALGVNLLLLANNAQESGAQITNHVVGDYKDLETVRAFSRKCDVITFEHELIPLSIVKALEADGVVVRPSSASFIFSQDKAAMRERLSNFPSPKNAVVTKAEEVREFPVIAKAISGGYDGRGVWKINSQTELAAVLKEVGKVLIEELIDFDYEIAVMVARSPHGQATTWAPTQTIQRDGICVMTITPAPQLSNDLSEKAQRLALDIANEIGVIGVMAVEIFVKGQELFINELAMRPHNSGHWTIEGSLTSQFEQHLRAVLDLPLGNPQMTAPIAVMGNILGGDKEDMYRPYLHLMARTPELKFHHYKKEVRPGRKIGHVNLLGDNLLELTQEVQHALDYMSGEIDE, encoded by the coding sequence GTGAGTAATCATTTTCCAACAGTCGGCGTGATTGGTGCTGGGCAACTAGCACGCATGAGCGTTGCTCCTGCCGCAGCACTTGGAGTCAATCTCTTATTACTTGCAAATAATGCTCAAGAAAGTGGAGCACAGATAACAAACCACGTAGTCGGTGACTATAAAGATCTAGAAACTGTCCGTGCATTTTCCCGTAAGTGCGATGTAATCACTTTTGAGCATGAACTAATTCCCCTAAGCATTGTTAAGGCACTAGAAGCAGATGGAGTTGTAGTCCGTCCAAGTTCTGCCAGCTTTATATTTTCCCAAGATAAAGCTGCAATGCGAGAGCGCCTGAGCAATTTTCCTTCACCAAAGAACGCCGTGGTAACTAAAGCCGAAGAAGTGCGTGAATTTCCAGTAATTGCTAAAGCTATCTCAGGTGGTTATGACGGCCGCGGAGTATGGAAAATCAATAGCCAAACAGAGCTCGCTGCAGTATTGAAAGAAGTTGGCAAAGTCTTAATTGAAGAACTGATTGATTTTGATTATGAAATAGCTGTCATGGTGGCTAGATCTCCGCATGGACAGGCAACAACCTGGGCTCCAACGCAAACAATTCAGCGTGATGGCATATGCGTAATGACAATTACACCGGCCCCACAACTCTCAAATGATTTAAGTGAGAAGGCTCAGAGGTTAGCTCTTGATATTGCAAATGAAATTGGTGTCATTGGGGTTATGGCAGTTGAAATCTTCGTTAAGGGCCAAGAGTTATTCATCAATGAATTAGCGATGCGCCCACATAATTCTGGACACTGGACAATTGAAGGTTCTCTAACATCTCAGTTTGAACAACATCTGCGAGCTGTATTAGATCTTCCTCTTGGAAATCCGCAGATGACTGCCCCCATTGCCGTCATGGGCAACATCTTGGGCGGGGATAAGGAAGATATGTATCGTCCATATCTTCATCTCATGGCCCGCACGCCAGAGTTGAAATTCCACCACTATAAGAAGGAAGTACGCCCTGGGCGCAAGATTGGCCATGTTAATTTACTGGGAGATAACCTCCTAGAATTAACCCAAGAAGTGCAGCATGCCCTTGATTACATGAGCGGAGAAATTGATGAGTGA
- a CDS encoding biotin--[acetyl-CoA-carboxylase] ligase, translating into MGKQMLRAALDKSVINSLTTQYWRVSVVDVTTSTQTALATRAIAGKVKPGDVITANFQRAGRGRMSRTFEAPKNSALLFSFYLKPQRKKEDWGWISLIAGASVAQVLKKYNATVKWPNDILIKEKKVSGLISEIHGEGVVVGIGINVGMTIGELPVPTATSLAIEGATNIDRNHLLANVLNEFESIFTSWDLGDESITGLYASLCSTLGTKVQIHYPNDLIEKGIAMCISARGELILDSGTHVQAGDVVHLR; encoded by the coding sequence ATGGGCAAGCAAATGCTAAGAGCGGCACTTGATAAGTCAGTTATCAACTCATTGACTACGCAGTACTGGCGAGTAAGCGTGGTTGATGTCACCACATCGACTCAGACCGCTTTAGCAACACGTGCGATTGCCGGAAAAGTAAAACCTGGTGATGTCATTACTGCGAATTTTCAGAGAGCTGGGCGCGGGAGGATGTCGCGTACTTTTGAGGCACCGAAAAATAGTGCTCTTTTATTTTCATTTTATTTGAAACCACAGAGGAAAAAAGAAGACTGGGGTTGGATCTCCTTAATCGCCGGTGCATCTGTTGCACAAGTTCTCAAAAAGTATAATGCAACAGTTAAGTGGCCAAATGATATTTTAATTAAGGAAAAAAAAGTTTCAGGATTAATATCTGAAATTCATGGAGAAGGTGTTGTTGTTGGAATTGGAATTAACGTAGGAATGACGATAGGTGAATTACCTGTCCCAACTGCAACATCACTTGCAATTGAAGGTGCAACCAATATTGATCGGAACCACCTTTTGGCCAATGTATTAAATGAGTTCGAATCGATTTTCACCAGCTGGGATCTGGGTGATGAATCAATCACGGGGCTATATGCATCCCTGTGTTCAACCCTTGGAACAAAAGTTCAGATTCACTATCCAAATGATTTGATAGAAAAAGGAATTGCAATGTGCATTTCAGCCCGGGGCGAGTTGATTTTAGACTCAGGAACACATGTGCAAGCTGGAGACGTAGTTCATCTACGATAA
- a CDS encoding acyl-CoA carboxylase subunit beta: MSRDLHTTAGKIEDLRARVEEAVHAGSARAVEKQHAKGKNTARERIEMLVDPDSFTEIDEFARHRSTQFGMENNRPYGDGVVIGTATVDGRPIALYSQDFTIMGGSLGEVHAEKIVKIAEFALKSGIPLIGINDSGGARIQEGVASLAGYGKIFRLNTRSSGVIPQISLILGPCAGGSAYSPALTDFTVMVNETSHMFITGPDVIKTVTGEEVGMEELGGARTHNVRTGNSHYLAENEADAIDYVKALLSYLPSNNMDRAPHLPPTELLEKNAKDIALDTLIPDSPNQPYDMKVLIQALVDEAEFLEVHALYAPNIVVGFARIEGETIGIIANQPNQLAGTLDINSSEKAARFLRFCDAFNIPILTLVDVPGFLPGTEQEWDGIIRRGAKLLYAYAEASVPLVTLITRKAYGGAFIVMGSKYLGSDINFAWPSAEIAVMGAQGAVNILYRKEIAEAKDPVAARAELIDEYNESLANPYLAAERGTIDTVIEPNQSRAYITKAFRTLRTKRDTLPARKHGNIPL, translated from the coding sequence ATGAGCCGTGATCTGCATACAACTGCCGGGAAAATCGAAGATCTGCGTGCCCGCGTTGAGGAAGCCGTACACGCTGGTTCGGCACGCGCCGTTGAAAAGCAGCATGCTAAAGGCAAGAACACTGCCCGCGAGCGTATTGAAATGTTGGTCGATCCAGATTCATTTACGGAAATTGATGAGTTCGCGCGCCACCGCTCAACACAATTCGGGATGGAAAATAATCGTCCATACGGTGATGGCGTTGTAATCGGAACTGCGACAGTAGATGGACGACCTATTGCTTTGTACTCACAAGATTTCACAATCATGGGTGGATCACTGGGTGAAGTTCATGCCGAAAAGATTGTAAAGATTGCTGAGTTTGCACTAAAGAGTGGAATTCCACTTATTGGAATTAATGACTCCGGTGGAGCGCGTATTCAAGAAGGCGTTGCATCTCTTGCAGGCTATGGAAAAATCTTTCGCCTTAACACTCGCTCATCCGGTGTGATTCCTCAGATCTCATTGATTCTTGGCCCTTGCGCAGGAGGCTCTGCATACTCTCCAGCACTTACAGATTTCACTGTGATGGTTAATGAAACATCACACATGTTTATTACTGGTCCTGACGTCATTAAAACTGTGACTGGCGAAGAAGTGGGAATGGAAGAGCTAGGCGGTGCTCGTACTCACAATGTTCGAACCGGTAACTCTCACTACTTAGCTGAAAATGAAGCTGATGCAATTGATTACGTTAAAGCGCTTCTTTCATATTTGCCATCAAATAATATGGATAGAGCTCCGCATCTTCCGCCAACAGAGCTTTTGGAAAAGAATGCAAAAGATATTGCACTAGATACTTTGATTCCAGATAGTCCAAACCAGCCATATGACATGAAGGTTTTGATTCAAGCATTGGTAGATGAAGCAGAGTTCTTAGAAGTCCATGCACTCTATGCGCCAAACATTGTTGTTGGATTTGCCCGAATTGAGGGTGAAACCATTGGAATCATTGCAAACCAGCCTAATCAATTGGCTGGAACACTAGATATTAACTCCAGCGAGAAAGCTGCACGTTTCTTGCGCTTTTGCGATGCATTCAATATCCCCATCCTGACACTTGTTGATGTGCCTGGTTTCTTGCCTGGTACTGAACAGGAATGGGATGGAATCATTCGCCGTGGAGCTAAGTTGCTCTACGCCTACGCAGAAGCATCTGTACCACTTGTAACACTCATTACTCGTAAAGCATATGGCGGCGCATTTATCGTTATGGGCTCTAAGTATCTTGGTAGCGATATCAACTTCGCGTGGCCAAGTGCAGAGATTGCAGTTATGGGAGCACAAGGCGCAGTTAACATCTTGTATCGCAAGGAAATTGCTGAAGCCAAAGATCCAGTTGCTGCAAGAGCTGAGTTAATCGATGAATACAACGAATCACTTGCAAATCCATATTTAGCTGCTGAGCGCGGAACAATCGACACAGTTATTGAACCAAATCAGTCACGTGCATACATCACGAAGGCTTTTAGAACTTTGCGTACAAAGCGCGACACATTACCGGCCCGCAAACACGGAAATATTCCGCTGTAA
- a CDS encoding acyl-CoA carboxylase subunit epsilon has product MEFSIIKGNPTPEELAALKTALAQHKREELKPVIRRSVYGLPQLREALPHQITFGARKNS; this is encoded by the coding sequence ATGGAGTTTTCAATCATCAAAGGCAATCCAACGCCTGAAGAGTTAGCGGCACTTAAAACCGCTTTGGCTCAACATAAGCGTGAAGAGCTAAAGCCTGTGATCCGCAGAAGTGTTTACGGTTTACCGCAACTACGAGAAGCCTTGCCCCATCAAATTACTTTCGGCGCTCGAAAGAATTCATAA
- a CDS encoding Maf family protein translates to MPKIVLASASVSRRRLLESAGLKPTIMVSHVDEETDFFNAMSPADMVIALAITKAHTIREQIDFPAIIIGCDSTFEFDSKSLGKPETPEIAIERASRVRGNSGLLHTGHCIIDTTKDKEISSIVTTKVTFDNMTDAEIADYVATGEPLHVAGGFTLDGFSSPFIPSIEGDYTNVVGISMPFVRKAFEQLGYSWPEVKVMQ, encoded by the coding sequence ATGCCAAAAATAGTTTTAGCTTCTGCATCCGTGTCCAGACGACGCTTACTTGAGTCAGCTGGATTAAAGCCAACCATTATGGTGAGCCATGTTGATGAGGAAACTGATTTTTTCAATGCAATGTCTCCTGCCGATATGGTGATTGCTCTAGCTATAACCAAGGCTCACACAATTCGAGAGCAAATAGATTTTCCAGCAATAATCATTGGTTGTGATTCAACCTTTGAATTTGATTCAAAATCCTTAGGTAAGCCAGAAACTCCAGAAATTGCAATCGAACGTGCTTCAAGAGTGCGCGGTAATTCTGGACTGCTCCACACTGGTCACTGCATTATTGATACAACAAAGGACAAAGAGATTTCAAGTATCGTCACAACAAAGGTGACCTTTGACAACATGACTGATGCAGAGATTGCAGACTATGTTGCTACCGGTGAACCCTTACATGTTGCTGGTGGATTCACCCTTGATGGGTTTAGCTCCCCCTTTATTCCTTCAATTGAAGGTGACTACACAAACGTAGTTGGAATCTCTATGCCATTTGTGAGAAAAGCCTTTGAGCAACTTGGCTACTCCTGGCCTGAGGTTAAGGTGATGCAATGA
- a CDS encoding acetyl/propionyl/methylcrotonyl-CoA carboxylase subunit alpha, with translation MKRVLIANRGEIAVRVIRACKDHGLESVAVYSEEDRNAIHSQMADTSYSLHGTTATETYLNIEKLIGVAKQSGADAVHPGYGFLSENANFAQAVIDAGLIWIGPPPAAIRALGDKVSARKIAAKAGAPLVAGTKDPVEGHEEVLAFAKEHGLPVAIKAAHGGGGRGLKVAHTMEEIPELFASAVREAISGFGRGECFVERYLDKPRHVETQVLVDKHGHAVVVSTRDCSLQRRHQKLVEEAPAPFLSQAQIDELYRSSKAIMKEAEYIGAGTCEFLIGLDGTISFLEVNTRLQVEHPVSEEITGIDLVREQFRIAMGEALGFDDPVIRGHSIEFRINGEDPGRSFLPAPGRITEWVIPTGPGVRVDAGFRNGDTIGGNFDSLLAKLIVTGATREQAIDRARRALAEFSIEGLATALPFHRAIMEDPAFTQDFKIYTSYIENEFNNDIPMYHAPVVPLETHMAPEQLVAEVNGKRFEVLVHAPKPVVKRHRAKQSMAGGAGGSALASPMQGTVVKIAVNEGDRVEIGDLVIVLEAMKMEQPLMAHKAGVISNLSAVIGATVSSGTALCDIIDA, from the coding sequence ATGAAGCGCGTTTTAATTGCCAACCGTGGAGAAATTGCAGTACGCGTAATTCGCGCATGTAAAGATCATGGCTTAGAAAGTGTTGCGGTTTATTCAGAGGAAGATCGCAATGCAATTCATTCTCAGATGGCTGATACTTCCTATTCTCTGCATGGAACAACCGCGACTGAAACATATTTGAATATTGAAAAACTCATTGGAGTTGCCAAGCAATCAGGTGCAGATGCCGTTCACCCTGGGTATGGATTCTTATCTGAAAATGCAAACTTTGCTCAAGCCGTTATTGATGCTGGTCTTATTTGGATTGGACCTCCTCCTGCTGCAATTCGGGCACTGGGCGATAAAGTCTCTGCACGCAAAATCGCAGCTAAAGCAGGTGCACCACTAGTTGCTGGAACTAAAGATCCAGTTGAAGGACATGAAGAAGTTTTAGCTTTTGCTAAGGAACATGGATTACCTGTTGCCATTAAAGCTGCCCATGGTGGTGGTGGACGTGGTTTAAAGGTCGCGCATACGATGGAAGAGATTCCAGAACTATTCGCATCTGCAGTTCGTGAGGCCATAAGCGGTTTTGGCCGCGGTGAATGCTTTGTTGAACGCTATTTGGATAAGCCCCGCCACGTTGAAACCCAAGTTTTAGTGGATAAGCACGGTCATGCCGTAGTCGTAAGCACGCGCGATTGCTCACTGCAACGCCGCCACCAAAAACTAGTTGAAGAAGCACCCGCTCCATTTTTAAGTCAAGCCCAGATTGATGAGCTCTATCGATCCAGTAAAGCCATCATGAAAGAGGCTGAATACATCGGTGCGGGTACTTGTGAATTCTTAATTGGACTTGATGGCACTATTTCATTCCTAGAAGTAAATACTCGCTTGCAAGTAGAGCATCCGGTGAGCGAAGAAATCACAGGCATTGATTTAGTGCGTGAACAATTTAGAATTGCAATGGGTGAAGCACTTGGCTTTGATGATCCAGTTATCCGTGGACACTCAATCGAGTTTCGTATTAACGGTGAAGATCCAGGTCGCTCATTCTTGCCTGCGCCAGGCCGAATTACTGAATGGGTTATTCCAACTGGTCCTGGCGTAAGAGTCGATGCTGGCTTTAGAAATGGTGACACTATCGGCGGCAACTTTGATTCATTACTAGCAAAACTTATTGTTACGGGTGCAACTCGCGAACAAGCAATAGACCGTGCTCGTCGTGCACTTGCTGAATTTTCAATCGAAGGCTTAGCTACCGCCCTGCCTTTCCACCGTGCGATTATGGAAGATCCTGCGTTTACACAAGATTTCAAGATTTATACCAGCTATATTGAAAATGAATTTAACAATGACATTCCTATGTATCACGCACCGGTTGTGCCACTTGAAACACATATGGCACCTGAGCAATTAGTTGCTGAAGTAAATGGGAAGCGTTTTGAGGTTTTAGTACATGCTCCTAAGCCTGTAGTTAAGCGCCATCGGGCAAAACAATCGATGGCAGGGGGCGCTGGTGGCTCTGCACTTGCCAGCCCTATGCAGGGAACTGTTGTGAAGATTGCAGTTAATGAAGGTGACCGAGTTGAAATTGGCGATCTAGTAATCGTTCTAGAAGCGATGAAAATGGAACAGCCGTTAATGGCACATAAAGCTGGTGTGATTAGTAATTTGAGCGCAGTCATAGGGGCCACAGTTTCTAGTGGAACAGCTCTTTGTGACATCATTGATGCATGA
- a CDS encoding purine-nucleoside phosphorylase, giving the protein MTNSELLYSDPLAAAAAAAKEITERTGVASHDVALVMGSGWVSAVDALGTPAYECNAEDITGFLPPTVEGHSGKVRSYEIESNGKKLRALVFLGRTHLYEGKGVEPVVHSVRTAVKAGCKVVILTNACGGINKSYKVGQPVLIRDHISLTAVSPLSGATFVDLTDLYSKRIREIVKKEDSSLEEGVYVHWRGPTYETPAEILMMRTMGADLVGMSTVPEAIAAHALGAEVLGISLVTNAAAGVTGEKLNHEEVIAAGKAAADRMGALLKGVIPKLF; this is encoded by the coding sequence ATGACAAATAGCGAGCTCCTCTATTCCGATCCATTAGCCGCAGCAGCTGCTGCTGCTAAAGAAATCACAGAACGCACAGGGGTTGCATCTCATGATGTTGCCTTAGTAATGGGTTCTGGTTGGGTGAGCGCGGTTGATGCGTTGGGAACTCCAGCATATGAATGTAATGCCGAAGATATAACTGGCTTCCTTCCCCCAACAGTTGAAGGCCATTCGGGAAAAGTTCGCTCTTACGAAATTGAATCAAATGGCAAGAAACTACGAGCACTTGTATTTTTAGGGCGCACACACCTCTATGAAGGTAAAGGTGTTGAACCTGTAGTGCATAGCGTGCGAACTGCGGTTAAAGCTGGATGCAAGGTTGTCATTTTAACTAATGCATGTGGTGGCATAAACAAGAGCTACAAAGTTGGCCAGCCAGTACTTATTCGTGATCACATTTCATTAACAGCAGTCTCTCCACTATCTGGTGCCACTTTTGTTGATTTGACTGATCTCTACAGCAAGCGCATTCGTGAAATTGTTAAGAAGGAAGATTCTTCACTTGAAGAAGGTGTCTACGTGCATTGGCGTGGACCAACTTATGAAACTCCTGCAGAGATTTTAATGATGCGCACTATGGGCGCAGATTTGGTGGGTATGTCAACAGTGCCTGAAGCAATTGCCGCTCACGCACTTGGCGCTGAAGTTCTTGGAATCTCATTAGTTACTAACGCAGCTGCCGGTGTTACTGGTGAAAAACTAAACCATGAAGAAGTTATTGCCGCTGGAAAGGCCGCTGCAGATCGAATGGGCGCTCTTCTCAAAGGGGTAATCCCGAAGTTATTCTAA
- a CDS encoding phospho-sugar mutase, protein MDLTQEVQAWIADDPDPKTAAQLQQWLDSKNEVELRASFNGFLQFGTAGLRGPIRPGPSGMNRAVVGRTAAGLVAYMKERNLTSVVIGRDARYGSEDFTFETAEIMSGAGMKVYILPRPLPTPVLAFATNELKCDVGIMVTASHNPPQDNGYKVYLGGTVDGIHYRGSQIISPTDESIAKKIDSITSLASQPRGKEWTVLGEEVVHKYVGITAALAQRPGNLKIVYTAMHGVGTQTLQHVFHKAGFPQPILVDAQAQPDPDFPTVAFPNPEEPGAIDLALETARTFDADLVIANDPDADRCAAAVKDPNKGWRMLRGDELGVILGETIARTTSKGILANSIVSSSILSKIAAHYKLEFKETLTGFKWLAKIDGLTFGYEEALGYAVDAITVNDKDGISAAIKLAQIATDLAAENKTLLDLLDEVWARHGFHATEQISIRLTDLSQVGVIMGGLRSNSPKEIAGRSVTSIDDLANPSDGLPPTDGLRIWLDGGIRIIIRPSGTEAKMKCYIEAIAKDSATAQTVLDQLRAPLKELLS, encoded by the coding sequence ATGGATCTGACTCAAGAAGTTCAAGCATGGATTGCTGATGATCCAGATCCAAAGACTGCTGCCCAATTACAGCAATGGCTCGATTCCAAAAATGAAGTAGAACTACGCGCATCATTTAACGGCTTTTTGCAGTTCGGAACTGCTGGATTACGCGGTCCTATTCGCCCAGGGCCCTCTGGTATGAATCGCGCAGTAGTTGGTCGTACTGCAGCAGGATTAGTCGCTTATATGAAAGAGCGGAATTTAACTTCCGTAGTGATTGGTCGCGATGCTCGTTATGGCTCAGAAGATTTTACCTTTGAAACCGCTGAAATTATGAGTGGTGCCGGCATGAAGGTATATATCTTGCCCCGCCCGCTTCCAACGCCAGTATTAGCTTTTGCAACCAATGAATTGAAATGCGATGTGGGAATCATGGTCACTGCAAGCCATAATCCACCGCAAGATAACGGATACAAAGTTTATTTAGGTGGCACCGTTGATGGAATTCATTATCGTGGATCACAAATAATCTCTCCAACAGATGAATCAATCGCCAAAAAGATTGATTCGATTACTTCTCTTGCCTCGCAACCCCGTGGCAAAGAATGGACAGTTCTTGGTGAAGAAGTTGTTCACAAATATGTCGGGATTACCGCTGCTCTTGCCCAACGTCCTGGAAACCTAAAAATTGTTTATACGGCTATGCATGGTGTTGGGACCCAGACTCTTCAACATGTTTTTCATAAAGCAGGTTTTCCTCAACCTATTCTTGTGGATGCACAAGCACAACCAGATCCAGATTTTCCAACTGTTGCATTTCCTAACCCCGAAGAGCCAGGTGCAATTGATTTAGCTCTCGAGACAGCACGTACATTTGATGCTGATTTAGTGATTGCTAATGATCCAGATGCAGACCGCTGCGCTGCTGCAGTTAAGGATCCAAATAAAGGCTGGAGAATGCTACGTGGGGATGAGTTAGGTGTAATCCTTGGTGAAACCATCGCCCGAACAACAAGTAAGGGCATCCTCGCAAACTCGATTGTTTCATCATCAATTCTGAGCAAGATTGCTGCCCACTACAAACTTGAGTTCAAAGAAACGCTCACCGGCTTTAAGTGGTTAGCAAAAATTGATGGATTAACTTTTGGCTACGAAGAAGCCTTGGGATATGCCGTTGATGCAATAACAGTTAACGATAAGGATGGAATCTCTGCTGCAATCAAACTAGCTCAGATCGCCACTGATTTAGCGGCCGAAAACAAAACACTTCTTGATTTACTCGATGAAGTTTGGGCTCGTCATGGCTTCCATGCAACTGAACAAATCTCCATTCGCCTGACAGATCTTTCGCAAGTGGGTGTGATCATGGGAGGTTTGCGCAGCAATTCCCCTAAGGAAATTGCTGGCCGTTCAGTTACATCTATTGATGACCTCGCTAATCCAAGTGATGGTTTGCCTCCCACTGATGGTTTGCGTATTTGGCTAGATGGTGGAATTCGAATCATCATTCGTCCAAGTGGCACAGAAGCAAAGATGAAGTGTTACATTGAGGCAATTGCAAAGGATTCTGCAACTGCGCAAACAGTTCTGGATCAGTTACGAGCCCCACTGAAGGAATTGCTATCGTGA
- the deoC gene encoding deoxyribose-phosphate aldolase: MSFYGLVDGTEASLKKYLGSLSGVDQVGADARAAMLATRSIKTTSKRWAIDTAITMVDLTTLEGADTPGKVKALCTKAVRPDPTDSTVPSVGAVCVYNDMVEIARTHLDLIGGQHVGVAAVSTAFPSGRASMAVKIQDTKDAVDVGASEIDMVIDRGAFLSGRYIEVFDEIVKIREVCGTKAHLKVIFETGELVTYDNVRKASFLAMAAGADFIKTSTGKVAPAATAPVVLVMLEAVRDFYAMTQVRIGVKPAGGIRNTKDAIKQLVLVNETAGPEWLKPSLFRIGASALLNDLLMQRMKMDDGYYASPQYVTID, from the coding sequence GTGAGTTTTTATGGTTTAGTCGATGGTACTGAAGCCTCCCTAAAAAAATATTTGGGTTCGCTATCAGGGGTTGACCAAGTTGGTGCAGATGCTCGTGCAGCCATGCTTGCTACTCGCAGCATTAAGACAACTTCTAAGCGCTGGGCAATCGACACTGCAATCACCATGGTGGATCTAACAACTCTAGAAGGAGCAGATACTCCTGGAAAAGTTAAGGCGCTGTGCACAAAAGCGGTTCGTCCTGATCCAACAGATTCAACGGTCCCAAGTGTTGGCGCAGTGTGTGTTTACAACGATATGGTTGAAATTGCCCGCACACATTTAGATCTTATTGGCGGCCAACATGTTGGTGTGGCGGCTGTTTCAACTGCTTTTCCTTCTGGTCGTGCATCAATGGCAGTAAAGATTCAAGATACAAAAGATGCCGTCGATGTTGGTGCATCTGAAATAGATATGGTCATTGACCGGGGCGCATTTCTCTCAGGACGATACATCGAAGTCTTTGATGAGATTGTAAAAATTCGTGAAGTTTGTGGCACTAAGGCCCATTTGAAAGTTATCTTTGAGACAGGCGAGCTTGTTACTTATGACAATGTTCGTAAAGCTTCCTTCTTGGCAATGGCTGCTGGAGCAGATTTCATTAAAACTTCCACAGGCAAAGTGGCACCAGCTGCTACCGCCCCTGTTGTTCTTGTGATGCTTGAAGCGGTGAGAGATTTTTATGCAATGACCCAGGTGCGAATTGGTGTGAAACCAGCCGGTGGTATCAGAAACACAAAAGATGCCATTAAGCAGCTAGTCCTAGTTAATGAGACTGCAGGGCCAGAGTGGCTCAAGCCTTCACTATTTCGTATCGGAGCAAGTGCTCTGCTTAATGATTTGTTAATGCAACGCATGAAAATGGATGATGGCTACTACGCTAGCCCTCAGTACGTGACGATCGACTAA